The genomic segment CACCTTGTAGGCGGCGCCATTGGCGCAATCGATCACCACGCGCAGGCCTTCGAGGCTCAGCTCGCGCGGCAGGGTGCGCTTGGCGAATTCGATGTAGCGATCGTGGACGCCATCGATGCGGCGGGCGCGGCCGAGGCTGGCGCTCTGCGCCAGCTTCTTGTCGAGCGACTCGTCGAGCATCAGCTCGATCTGCTTTTCGACGTCGTCGCTGAGCTTGTAGCCGAGCGGGCCGAACAGCTTGATGCCGTTGTCCTCGAACAGATTATGCGACGCCGAAATCATCACGCCGAGGTCGGCGCGCATCGACTTGGTCAGCATCGCGACCGCCGGGGTCGGCATCGGGCCGACCAGCAGCACGTCCATCCCGACCGAGGTGAAGCCCGCGACCAGCGCGTTCTCGATCATGTAGCCGGACAGACGGGTGTCCTTGCCGATCACGACCCGATGGCGATGCTCCCCGCGCTGAAACGCGAGGCCCGCGGCTTGGCCGACCTTGAGGGCCAGCTCCGGCGTGATCAAACCATTGGCGCGGCCCCGGATTCCGTCCGTCCCGAAATATCTGCGGCTCATCCAATCATCCCCCGCCCTTGCCGGTCACGGTCAAAAACCCACGATTCGTCCGGGGCTTGCCGTACGGCGAAACGGCCTTATAGGCCCAAAATAGTTGCGGGGACTTCAAAAAATGTAATCAAAGATTACGCCGCCGACCTCGGCCGGCGGCGTAACTTGCTGAAAATACAGCCTTATCCGACCATGCTCAGGGTCGAATGATTAACCCTTGCGGTGGTTATCCCCATCCGGTTTCGATGGCGCCGGCTGGGTCACGCTGACCGGATCGGAGCCCGGAAACGAATCCTCCAATCCCTCATTGAGCTGTTCTTCCAGCTTTTTCTTTTCCTTGGCCGGGGTGTCGGTGGTCTTGGCGTCGGTCATCACGTCCTCCTGCTCCAGCCTTGCGACTTGGACGGAAAACGCGCTGCAACGCAGCGAGTTCCCAGGCTTCGCCGATCGCTCGACGCGACGATTTTGCACAGGGCGCCCGCGTGCTACAGGACGAGCGGCTCGCAACAACCCGCAAGAGGCGGACGGCAATTCCCATGAAAGAGATCACCTGCATCGAAGACCTCCGCCAGATCCACAAGCGCCGAGTGCCGAAGATGTTCTTCGACTACGTCGACCACGGCTCCTATGCCGAGGAGACGCTGCGGGCCAATGTGGATGACCTGAAGCGGATCAAGTTCCGCCAGCGCATTCTGGTCGACATCTCCAAGCGCGATCTCGCGACCACCATTCTGGGCGACACCTACGCGATGCCGCTGATCCTGGCGCCGGTCGGCTCGACCGGGATGCAGCATGCCGATGGCGAAATCCACGCCTGCCGCGCCGCGCAGGCCGCCGGCATCCCCTACACGCTGTCGACGATGTCGATCTGCTCGATCGAGGACGTCGCCGCCAATGTCGAGAAGCCGTTCTGGTTTCAGCTCTACGTGATGCGCGACCGCGGCTTCGCCAAAGCGCTGATCGAGCGCGCGATCGCCGCCAAGTGCAGCGCGCTGGTGCTCACGGTCGACCTGCAGGTGATCGGCCAGCGCCATCAGGACATCAAGAACGGCATGACGGTGCCGCCGCAGCTGTTCAAGCTGAAGAACGTCATCGACATCGCCACCAAGCCGCGCTGGGTGAAGGGCATTCTCGGCACGCCGCGGCGCAATTTCGGCAACATCGCCGGCCACCTGCCCGGCTCCAAGGATCTGGAGTCGGTGTCCGCCTGGGTGGCGTCGCAGTTCGACGCATCGCTGAACTGGCGCGACATCGACTGGATCCGCTCGATCTGGCCGGGCAAGCTGATCATCAAGGGAATCCTCGACGTCGAGGACGCGCGCGAGGCGGTGAAGGTCGGCGCCGAAGCGCTGGTGGTGTCGAACCATGGCGGACGCCAGCTCGACGGCGCGCCGTCGTCGATCGAAGTGCTGCCGGAGATCGTCCACACCGTCGGCTCGCATATCGAAGTAATGTTCGACGGCGGCATCCGCTCCGGCCAGGACGTGATGCGCGCGCTCGCGCTCGGCGCCAAGAGCTGCATGATCGGCCGCGCCTATATCTACGGCCTCGGCGCCTATGGCGGCCCGGGCGTCGCCAAGGCAATCGACATCATCGGCAAAGAGCTGTCGACCACGATGGGCCTGTGCGGCGTCAATTCGATCCACGAGATCGACGAGAAGGTGCTGGCGGACTAATTCCGCCTGCACAATTGCGTCTGTCATTGCGCACCATCGGGCGGCTCGAAGCGCCGCCCCATGACAGGCTCAGCGAAGCAATCCAGAGATGCAGTGCATGGCGCTGGATTGCTTCGTCGCTTCGCTCCTCGTAATGACGGGGAGACAGCCAACAAACAACGAACAACAAAAACAACAACCGGAGGAAATCCATGACTGATACGCAACGCGCGCCGCAGACCGCTTCCAGCGAAGTGCTCTATGCGGTCGAGGATCACATCGCCACGATCACGCTGAACGCGCCGGAGCGGCTGAACACCATCTCCGGGCCGATGCTGAATACGCTGGCGGCGCTACTTACCAAGGCCAACGAAGATCCGGACGTCCGCTGCGTCATTCTCACCGGCAACGGACGCGCGTTCTGCGCCGGGCTCGACCTCAACAAGGAGCGCGGCGACGAGGGCCTCAGCGCTGCGTCCTCACCGACCACGCTCGACCTGCGCAACACCCCGCCGACCGTTCTGCAGGCAATGGACAAACCGGTGATCTGCGCCGTCAACGGCGGCGCGGCCGGCTACGGCATGGACACCGCACTCGGCTGCGACATCCGCATCATGGCGGAATCCGCCAAGCTCGCCGCAGCTTTCGTCAAACGCGGCGTGGTGCCCGAGAGCGGCGGCACCTGGTTTCTGCCGCGGATGATCGGCTGGGCCAAGGCGGCGGAGCTGATCTTCACCGGCCGCACGCTGAGCGCGCGCGAGAGCCTGGAATGGGGCCTCGCCAACGAAGTGGTGCCCAATGCTGAGCTGATGGGGCGCGCCCGCGAGGTGGCCAAAGAGATCGCCGGCAATGCACCGCTGGCGGTGCAGGCGGCGAAGCGGATGATGCGGATGGGCCTCAACGAGACCTTCCCGGATCACGTCCATCACGTGTACTTGCAGCTGCTGCCGCTGTTCAAATCCAAGGACATGGCCGAAGGCATCCGCGCCTTCCTGGAAAAGCGCGAGCCGAACTTCCAAGGCAAGTAAGCCCCCGCGCCACGTAGTCCTACGCGGCGCCGTCTTACGGTTTGATTCACCGGTCGGGCGACACTGTGGGGCGACGCGCAGGCCGACTGCAGCCCTGCTGCAGACGGCTGCGCGCGTTCGCCATCGCAGTCAGCTCGATCGGAGCGCCATGACCGACCATCCCGAGAGCTCTGCCGCGGCCGCGGCGGGCTCAGCAGAGTTGAAGCCCCGCCTCCTGGTGATCGACGACGACCAGGTGCACCGCACGATCATCTGCAAGATCGCGGTACGCGCCGGATTCGAACCGGTCGAAGCCGGCTCGCTCGACGAGGTCGTCGAGCTGACCACCTACAACGATTTCGAAGGCGTCACGCTGGATCTGTCGCTCGGCGAACAGGCCGGCACCGAGGTGCTGCGTCATTTTGCCGATCGCGACTTCCGGGCGCCGGTCATTATCCTCAGCGGCGCCAAGAGCGAGATCGCGCGCAAGGCGCATGACTTCGGCGAATCGCTCGATCTCACCATGCTGGAAGCGGTGTCGAAGCCGGTCGATCTGACCGAACTGCGCGAGCAGCTTTCGATCATCGCACGGACGTGGCGGATCATGCACCACGCCGCGTAGCACCCGAACGATTACTTCGGGACCAGATCAGCCTCGACCAGAGCCCGCAGCTCCGGGGTGACGTGCGGCCGCGCCCCGAACCACAGATCGAAACCGCGCACCGCCTGGTGCAGCAGCATGCCGAGACCGTCCGCGGTGCGCAGGCCGCGCGCCTTGGCGGCGGCGAGCAGATCGGTCTCCAGCGGCACATAGACGAGGTCCGAAACCACCGCGTCCGCCGGCAGCGCCGACAGGTCGATCTGAAGCGGAGGCTGTCCCTTCATGCCGAGCGAGGTGGTGTTGACCAACAGGCCCGCGCCCGGCAGCGCGGCCGGGATGTCGCTCCAGGCGATCGGTACCACGCGTTCGCCGAACAGATCGCGCAGCGCCTGCGCCCTCTCGATCGAACGGTTGGCAAGTGCGATCCGCTGCACGCCGCGCTCCAGCAGGCCGAACACCACCGCCCGCGACGAGCCGCCGGCGCCGAGCACCAGCGCATGCGCGGAGCGGTCCCAGCCCGGTGCCGAGGCGTCGAGATTGCCGATGAAGCCTTCGATGTCGGTGTTGGTCGAGCGCAGCAGATCGCCATCGTAGTACAGCGTGTTGGCGGCGCCGACAGCACGGGCGCGCTCGTCCGGCTCGGTGAGCTGCAGCGCGCGTTCCTTATGCGGGATGGTGACGTTGGCGCCGACATAGCCGTGCGACTTCAGGTGCAGCACGAATTCGGCAAAGCCTTCCGGCGGTACGGCTTCGATCGAATAACCGCCCTCGATGCCGAGCTGGCGCAGCCAATAGTGATGGATCAGCGGCGAGCGCGAATGCGCCGCCGGCCAGCCGATCAAACACGCGGCGCGCTTAGTCGCAGCCATTTCGCCCTCCAACAGACGCGAGACCTCCGAAGCCTGTGAAAATCAGGCCGCCGCGCCAGCGTCAATCGCAAAACGCGCCGCCGCGACGGAAGTCGGTGGCCTCACGCCGAGGCGGGCTGCGGCGCGGTCGCCTCCTGGGGCGCAGGAGTCTTGCCCTTGATCTCGTCGACCGCACTCGCAATGTCGGCGCGGTAGTGCGCCAGCGGCGGCTTGACACCGTGGGTGAGCAGCGCACGCCGCACCGTCGGCGAGGCGCCGGTGATGATCAGCTTGATCCGCTTGCGCTGCGCCGACAGCGCAACGCGGTAGATCGCATTCGCGGCGGTGGAATCCAGCAGAGGCACCGCGGCGAAATCGACCACGAACACCTTGTGGCGGTCGGCGATGTTGTTCAGCACCGAAGAGACCGTCGCGGCGGCGCCGAAGAAGAACGCGCCGGTGATGCGATACACCACCACGTCCGGATCGGTGACCAGCGACAGGTCGGCGGCAGTGCCGCGCCGCTTGCCGCTTTCGTCGGCGCGGTCTTCTTGCGCCAGCCCGGAATAGGCCTCGACGCCAGTGACTTCGGACATGCGATGGATGAACAGCACCGCGCCGAGCGCGAAGCCGACCACGATGCCTTCGGTGAGATCGCGGAACACGGTGAGCAGGAAGGTCGCTAGCACCACCACCGCGTCGCCGCGCGAGGAGCGAACCAGCGTGGCGAATTCGTGCTTCTCGGCCATGTTCCAGGCGACGATCGCCAGCACCGCGGCGAGCGTGGCGAGCGGGATGTAGCTCGCCAGCGGCGCCGCCACCAGCATGAACACCAGGAGGAACACCGAGTGCAGCATACCGGCGATCGGCGAGCGCGCGCCGGTGCGGATGTTGGTCGCGGTACGGGCGATCGCACCGGTGACGCAGATGCCGCCGAACAGCGCCGAGCCCATATTGGCGAAGCCCTGCGCCACCAGCTCGCAGTTCGAGCGATGCCGCCGCCCGGTCATGCCATCGGCGACCACCGCAGAGAGCAGTGACTCGATGGCGCCGAGCAGCGCGAACGCGATCGCGTCCGGCAGCACCTCGATCACTTTGGAGACCGAGAACACCGGCCAGGACGGCAGCGGAAAACTCTCCGGAATGCCGCCGAACTTGGTGCCGATGGTCGCGACCGGCAGAGAGAAGCCCCAAACCAATGCCGCGGTGACGGCGACTGCGATCAGCAGCCCCGGCCAGTTCGGCCGCAATTTCTTCAAGCCCACGATCAGCACGATCGCGGCGACGGCGATGCCGAGCGCATAGACGTTCATGGTCGGCAGCGCCTGCGCCAACGCCTCGAGCTTGGGAATGAACGGCCCCGGCTCGTGCGCCAGATCGATGCCGAGCAGATCCTTGAGCTGGCTGGCGAAGATGATCACCGCGATGCCGGCGGTGAAGCCGACCGTGACCGGATAGGGAATGAATTTGACGTAGGTGCCGATCTGCAGGAAGCCGGCGATCACCAGCATGATGCCGGCCAGGAAGGTCGCGAGCAGCACGCCGTCGATGCCGTGACGCTGCACACTGAGCATCACCAGCACGATGAAGGCGCCGGCTGGACCGCCGATCTGAAACCGCGAGCCGCCGAGCAGCGACACCAGAAATCCGCCGACCACCGCGGCGTAGAGGCCGCGATCCGGCGTGACGCCGGAGGCGATCGCGATCGCGGTCGAGAGCGGCAATGCCACGATCGCGACGGTGAGGCCGGCGATCATGTCGGCGCGGAAATCGCCGAGGCCGTAGCCCTCGCGCAATACCGTGATCAGCTTTGGGGTAAACAGCTCGCGGAAGCTCGGTTTGGTCGCAGCCACAAGTCGCCGGGAGGTGTCCATGCTGTTTGCTCCTGGTCCGCCCCGCTGCTGCACCGAAACCCTTAGGCCTCGTTGCGCGGCGGCGCCGGCTCTTTGAACCGGACGCCGCGGCCGCCGCCTTCGCTGCGGGAATTGTCTCCGATCAGAGTCACGCCGCAGCGGTCGAGGGCCTCGATCACCTTGGTGAGGGATTCCACCACACCGCGGACGTTGCCTTCGCTCGCCTCCATCCGCTGGATGGTCGGCAGCGACACGCCTGACAGTTCGGCCAGCGTGCGCTGGTCGATGCCAAGCAGCGCGCGCGCGGCGCGCAATTGGGCTGCGGTCATCATGGATGAGACATGAACTCTGATGTCTGAAGACCCGAATATGATGCTTTGAACAGCATGACGCAAATAAAAAACGGCTGGAATGATGTCTGAGACATCAGTCCAGCCGCTTTGGGACAGTCATATTTTAGTGAGGGGCGGAAGGCTTCCCGCCCCATCTCGATCCTGGCTCAGGCCGCCGCCTGGCGATGGGCCGCAACGATCTGGTCGGCGGTTCGCCCGGAGACCTCGGCCATGTGGTCGAAGCTGCGGGTGAAGCTGCCTGCGCCGGCGGTGGCCGAACGCAGCTCGACGATCAGGTCGCCGATCTCGGCCTCCGGCATGGTGGCGCGCACCATGTCCCAGCCCGGCCAGCCGTCACGAGTGTCGAAGCCGAGGATCTGGCCGCGCCGCCCGGACAGGATGGCATTGACCTTGGCTGTCGCCTCGGTCGGGCAGACGATCTCGACGGTGTGGATCGGCTCCAGCAGCACCGGCTGGCACTGCGGCAGTGCCTCGGTGATGCCGATCCGCGCCGCGGTGCGGAACGCCTGATCCGAGGAGTCGACGCTGTGATACGAGCCGTCGGTCAGGGTGACATGGACGTCGACCACCGGGAAGCCGAGCGGCCCGGCCCTCAGGGCGTCGATCACACCCTCCTCCACCGCGCCCATGTAGTTGCGCGGCACCGCGCCGCCGACCACCGTCTCGGCAAAGGCGAAGCCCTCGCCGCGCGCCAGCGGCTTGATGTCGAGCACCACATCGCCGAATTGGCCGTGGCCGCCGGACTGCTTCTTGTGCCGGCCACGCTGGGTCACCGGCTTGCGGATGGTCTCGCGATAGCCGATCCCCGGCGCGTGCGACTTCACGGTGACGCCGTAGCGATCGTGCAGCCGCTCCAGCGCGACGCGCAGATGCATCTCGCCCTGCCCCCACAGCACCATCTCGTGGCTCTGCGGATCGTGCACGATGGTGAGCGAGGGATCTTCCTCGTTCAACCGCTGCAGCGCCTGGCCGAGCTTGACGTCGTCCTTGCGATCGGCGGCGGCGAGCGCCATCGCCAGCACCGGCGGTGCGGCGGTGACTTCGACCAGCGAGGCCGGCGCGGTCTTGCCGTTGCCGAAAGTGTCGCCGGTCTTGATCGTGTCGAGCTTGCCGAGTGCGACGACATCGCCGGCCGTAGCCGACGAGCGCTTGCTGTCGTGCCCGCCGCCAACGGCCTGCATGCCGGAGACACGCGAAGCCTCACCGGACGATGACTGCACGTTGTCGCCGTCCGCGAGCGTGCCGGCGAATAGCCGGGCCAGCGACAGCTTGCCGCCGTGCTGCAGATGCTGAGTCTTGAAGACGTAACCGATCGCATCCTTGCCGGCGGTGACGCCGAGGCGTGCCGCGGTTTCGGTGACGTCGGGCGCTTCGTGACGCAGCGCCTTGAGAAGACGCAGCACGCCGTTCTCGCGCAGCGCCGAGCCGAGCAGCACCGGACAGATCACGCCTTCGCGCAGCTCGCGGGCGAGATCGTCGAACACCGCATCGCGCGGCGGCTGGATGTCGTCGAGCAATTGCTCCATCAGCGCGTCGTCGTGATCGGCGAGCTTCTCAAGCATCGAGAACCGCGCTTCCTTCTCACGGTCGAGATTGCCGCCTTCGAGGTCGATCACTTCGGAAGGTTTGTGCTCCCGATAGACGAAGGCGCGCTCCAGCGCGAGATCGACATAGCCGGCGATCAGGTCGCCGTTCCAGATCGGAATCTGGCGGAGCACCAGCGGGATACGCGAGGCCGGCTGCAGACTGTCGAGCACTTCGCGAATGCGTTTGTTGGCGCGATCGATCTTGTTCAGGAACAAAAATCTGGGAATGCCGAGATCTTCGAGTTCGCGCAGGATGAGCTGCAACTGCGGCAGCTTGCGCTCGTCGGCTTCACACACCACCACGGCGGCGTCGACGGCGGGAAGCGCCGCGCGCATGTCGTGCGCGAATTCGACGGAGCCGGGACAATCGAGGAAGGTGTAGCTCTCACCCATGAATTGGGTGGTGACGGCCGTCAGGCTGAGGCCCATTTTGTGCTGGCGTGCCTCGGGGCTGGAGTCGCCGTGCGAGGTGCCCGCATCGACCGAGCCGGCCCGCGGGATGGCGCCGGTTCGTGCCAGGATCGCTTCAAGTAGTGTGGTTTTTCCGCTTTGGAATGGGCCCACCAGTGCGATGCACCGGGGACCACGGGGACTTCTGACGTCTTGTCCCATCGCCGCCTCCTTCTATCTGGAGCTCGGCCCGTGATTGGGTCGGCAAGACGTGATGCTTTCGCAACACACGACACTTGGCAAGCGCGAAAAATTACGACGCGATGATGTCGGTGTTGAGCAGGATCAAGGACACCAAAAATTTGCGCTGCGACGCGTTTGCATCGCAGCGCAATGTTGCAAAACAGGAATTGGACCGGCGAGCGCGCTGTTACTTAGCGGCCCGGACGCAGCTCGAGTTCCTGCAGTCCGACCGCAACGTTGACACCGGTCTGGCCCTGCAGGCTGACCGGCTGCAGCGCGATCGAATTCGCCGAGCCGCCGAGCAGCACGTTGGCGCCGAGACCGACGCCGACCGAAGCCGACCCTTGTGCACCTGCGTAGTTACCAGCGAGGTCGCCGGGGCCGAAGCGTTCGACCGGCGCGAACACCGCCCAGCCGAGCGCGGTTTCCGGGGTGATACCAATATCAAGACCGACCTTGCGGATGGTGGCGACATAGGGCGTGTCCGGGCGGCCTTCGGTGCGCAGTACGCAGCCGAGATTGGTCACCGAACCGACGATGAAGCCCATGCTGGCACCGCCGCGGCATTCGAGCATGCCGACGCGCACCCGGCCCTGTTGAGCATCGGCGGCGGTTGTTATCAGCGCGGCGGCGGCGAGGCCGGCGAGAAGCGAGAGGCGGCGCATAGCGAAGATCTCCGACGTGGGAAGGTGATGCGGAAGACGACCCGATTCGGGCAAACGCGCAAACGAGTGCGCGCCATCTAGTCACAGCATCGGCAAATCTTCAATGACACCCCCGGGCGCGCTGCGCCGCGACCGGGTGCCCGAGCGTACAAAAGCGTCCAGACGCAAAAAGGGCCCGCGCTGGCGGGCCCTTTTCGTTACGACGCTAATGCTTCGTAAACGCTGTCACTTAGTGATGATGACGGCGATGCTTGCGATAGTGCTTCTTGGCGATCGGGGCCGGCAGCAACTGCACGTCGACGATGCCGGCGGTCGCGTTCAGACCGGTCTGGCCCTGCAGGCTGAGCGGCTGCAGCGCGAAGGCGTTGTTCGAACCGCCGATCAGCAGGTTGCCGCCGACGCCGAAAACGAACGACGCGTTGGCGCCGACGCCACCGTAGCTGCCGCCGAGGTCACCGCGACCGACGCGCTGAGTCGGAGCGTACACGGCCCAGGCGAGGCCGGTGTTCTGGGTGAAGCCGAGGTCGACGCCGATGCGCTGCACGTGCGCGATGTACGGCTCGGGACGACGGCCGTCGGTCCGGAACAGGCACTCGAGCTGGGTGGTCGAGCCGACCACGTAGCCGACGTTCGGACCGCCGGCGCATTCGATCACGCCGACCTGCACGCGCTGTTGCGCGCTCGCGCTCGCAACCGAGGCGATCAACGCGACCGCAGCGATGCCGAACTGTCTCAGGGTAAACATATAAGCACTCCACATGTGGATTGAGATTGCGACGGCGACAAAAAGGAAGCGTCTTGTCCAAAACAAGGCGCTTTCGCAGTTTTGGAACGAATCCTGTGAACGTTGCGGATTGTTAATGAAATCTTTACCGCAAATTTCCACAGAACCGCTGGATGCGCTTGCAGGCGTCCTCGAGATCCGAGGTCTTGGTGGCGTAGGAGATGCGGAATGCCGGGCCAAGGCCGAACGCCGAACCCTGCACCACCGCCACGCCTTCCGCTTCCAGAAGCTCGGTGACGAAGTCCTGGTCGGTTTCGATCTTTTTGCCCGACGGCGCGGTCTTGCCGATGGTGCCGGCACACGACGGATAGACGTAGAACGCACCCTCCGGACGCGGGCAATCGATGCCGGTTGCCTGGTTCAGCATCGACACCACCAGGTCGCGGCGCTCCTTGAACACCTTGTTGTGGGCGTCGATGAAGTCCTGCGGACCGTTGAGCGCCTCGACGGCGGCCCACTGGGCGATCGAGCACGGGTTCGAGGTCGACTGCGACTGGATCGTCGACATCGCCTTGATCAGCTCGGCCGGGCCGCCGGCATAACCGATCCGCCAGCCGGTCATGCAATACGACTTCGACACGCCGTTCACCGTGAGGGTGCGATCGAACAGCTTCGGCTCGATCTGCGCCGGGGTGGTGAACTCGAAGTCGTCATAGACGAGGTGCTCGTACATGTCGTCGGTCATCACCCAGACATGCGGGTGCTTGACCAGCACGTCGGTGAGCGCCTTCAGCTCGGCACGGCTGTAGGCCGCGCCGGTCGGGTTCGACGGCGAGTTGAGAATGATCCACTTGGTCTTCGGCGTGATCGCCGCTTCCAGTGCCGCAGGCTGCAGCTTGAAGCCGAACTCGGCGGTGCACACCACCGGCACGCTTTCGCCGCCGGCGAGCGCGACCATCTCCGGATAGCTGACCCAATACGGCGCCGGGATGATCACCTCGTCGCCCGGATTGATGGTCGCCATCAGGGCGTTGTACAGCACCTGCTTGCCGCCGGTACCGACGATGATCTGGTTCGGCTTGTAGGTCAGGCCGTTCTCGCGCTTGAACTTGTCGATGATGGCCTGCTTCAGCTCCGGAATGCCGTCGACCGCGGTGTACTTGGTCTTGCCGGCCTCGACCGCATGGATCGCCGCCAGCTTGATGTTGGCGGGAGTATCGAAGTCCGGCTCGCCGGAGCCCAAGCCGATGACGTTGCGCCCGGCCGCTTTCAGCTCACGCGCTTTGTCCGTGACCGCGATGGTCGCGGACGGCTTCACACGATCGAGCGCGGTGGCGAGGAACGGCATCGTCTTCTCCTTGC from the Rhodopseudomonas palustris genome contains:
- a CDS encoding elongation factor G, coding for MGQDVRSPRGPRCIALVGPFQSGKTTLLEAILARTGAIPRAGSVDAGTSHGDSSPEARQHKMGLSLTAVTTQFMGESYTFLDCPGSVEFAHDMRAALPAVDAAVVVCEADERKLPQLQLILRELEDLGIPRFLFLNKIDRANKRIREVLDSLQPASRIPLVLRQIPIWNGDLIAGYVDLALERAFVYREHKPSEVIDLEGGNLDREKEARFSMLEKLADHDDALMEQLLDDIQPPRDAVFDDLARELREGVICPVLLGSALRENGVLRLLKALRHEAPDVTETAARLGVTAGKDAIGYVFKTQHLQHGGKLSLARLFAGTLADGDNVQSSSGEASRVSGMQAVGGGHDSKRSSATAGDVVALGKLDTIKTGDTFGNGKTAPASLVEVTAAPPVLAMALAAADRKDDVKLGQALQRLNEEDPSLTIVHDPQSHEMVLWGQGEMHLRVALERLHDRYGVTVKSHAPGIGYRETIRKPVTQRGRHKKQSGGHGQFGDVVLDIKPLARGEGFAFAETVVGGAVPRNYMGAVEEGVIDALRAGPLGFPVVDVHVTLTDGSYHSVDSSDQAFRTAARIGITEALPQCQPVLLEPIHTVEIVCPTEATAKVNAILSGRRGQILGFDTRDGWPGWDMVRATMPEAEIGDLIVELRSATAGAGSFTRSFDHMAEVSGRTADQIVAAHRQAAA
- a CDS encoding SulP family inorganic anion transporter: MDTSRRLVAATKPSFRELFTPKLITVLREGYGLGDFRADMIAGLTVAIVALPLSTAIAIASGVTPDRGLYAAVVGGFLVSLLGGSRFQIGGPAGAFIVLVMLSVQRHGIDGVLLATFLAGIMLVIAGFLQIGTYVKFIPYPVTVGFTAGIAVIIFASQLKDLLGIDLAHEPGPFIPKLEALAQALPTMNVYALGIAVAAIVLIVGLKKLRPNWPGLLIAVAVTAALVWGFSLPVATIGTKFGGIPESFPLPSWPVFSVSKVIEVLPDAIAFALLGAIESLLSAVVADGMTGRRHRSNCELVAQGFANMGSALFGGICVTGAIARTATNIRTGARSPIAGMLHSVFLLVFMLVAAPLASYIPLATLAAVLAIVAWNMAEKHEFATLVRSSRGDAVVVLATFLLTVFRDLTEGIVVGFALGAVLFIHRMSEVTGVEAYSGLAQEDRADESGKRRGTAADLSLVTDPDVVVYRITGAFFFGAAATVSSVLNNIADRHKVFVVDFAAVPLLDSTAANAIYRVALSAQRKRIKLIITGASPTVRRALLTHGVKPPLAHYRADIASAVDEIKGKTPAPQEATAPQPASA
- a CDS encoding enoyl-CoA hydratase/isomerase family protein encodes the protein MTDTQRAPQTASSEVLYAVEDHIATITLNAPERLNTISGPMLNTLAALLTKANEDPDVRCVILTGNGRAFCAGLDLNKERGDEGLSAASSPTTLDLRNTPPTVLQAMDKPVICAVNGGAAGYGMDTALGCDIRIMAESAKLAAAFVKRGVVPESGGTWFLPRMIGWAKAAELIFTGRTLSARESLEWGLANEVVPNAELMGRAREVAKEIAGNAPLAVQAAKRMMRMGLNETFPDHVHHVYLQLLPLFKSKDMAEGIRAFLEKREPNFQGK
- a CDS encoding DUF992 domain-containing protein, which translates into the protein MRRLSLLAGLAAAALITTAADAQQGRVRVGMLECRGGASMGFIVGSVTNLGCVLRTEGRPDTPYVATIRKVGLDIGITPETALGWAVFAPVERFGPGDLAGNYAGAQGSASVGVGLGANVLLGGSANSIALQPVSLQGQTGVNVAVGLQELELRPGR
- a CDS encoding helix-turn-helix domain-containing protein translates to MMTAAQLRAARALLGIDQRTLAELSGVSLPTIQRMEASEGNVRGVVESLTKVIEALDRCGVTLIGDNSRSEGGGRGVRFKEPAPPRNEA
- a CDS encoding pyridoxal phosphate-dependent aminotransferase, whose product is MPFLATALDRVKPSATIAVTDKARELKAAGRNVIGLGSGEPDFDTPANIKLAAIHAVEAGKTKYTAVDGIPELKQAIIDKFKRENGLTYKPNQIIVGTGGKQVLYNALMATINPGDEVIIPAPYWVSYPEMVALAGGESVPVVCTAEFGFKLQPAALEAAITPKTKWIILNSPSNPTGAAYSRAELKALTDVLVKHPHVWVMTDDMYEHLVYDDFEFTTPAQIEPKLFDRTLTVNGVSKSYCMTGWRIGYAGGPAELIKAMSTIQSQSTSNPCSIAQWAAVEALNGPQDFIDAHNKVFKERRDLVVSMLNQATGIDCPRPEGAFYVYPSCAGTIGKTAPSGKKIETDQDFVTELLEAEGVAVVQGSAFGLGPAFRISYATKTSDLEDACKRIQRFCGNLR
- a CDS encoding alpha-hydroxy acid oxidase, with product MKEITCIEDLRQIHKRRVPKMFFDYVDHGSYAEETLRANVDDLKRIKFRQRILVDISKRDLATTILGDTYAMPLILAPVGSTGMQHADGEIHACRAAQAAGIPYTLSTMSICSIEDVAANVEKPFWFQLYVMRDRGFAKALIERAIAAKCSALVLTVDLQVIGQRHQDIKNGMTVPPQLFKLKNVIDIATKPRWVKGILGTPRRNFGNIAGHLPGSKDLESVSAWVASQFDASLNWRDIDWIRSIWPGKLIIKGILDVEDAREAVKVGAEALVVSNHGGRQLDGAPSSIEVLPEIVHTVGSHIEVMFDGGIRSGQDVMRALALGAKSCMIGRAYIYGLGAYGGPGVAKAIDIIGKELSTTMGLCGVNSIHEIDEKVLAD
- a CDS encoding DUF992 domain-containing protein, encoding MFTLRQFGIAAVALIASVASASAQQRVQVGVIECAGGPNVGYVVGSTTQLECLFRTDGRRPEPYIAHVQRIGVDLGFTQNTGLAWAVYAPTQRVGRGDLGGSYGGVGANASFVFGVGGNLLIGGSNNAFALQPLSLQGQTGLNATAGIVDVQLLPAPIAKKHYRKHRRHHH
- a CDS encoding response regulator, giving the protein MTDHPESSAAAAAGSAELKPRLLVIDDDQVHRTIICKIAVRAGFEPVEAGSLDEVVELTTYNDFEGVTLDLSLGEQAGTEVLRHFADRDFRAPVIILSGAKSEIARKAHDFGESLDLTMLEAVSKPVDLTELREQLSIIARTWRIMHHAA
- a CDS encoding shikimate dehydrogenase codes for the protein MAATKRAACLIGWPAAHSRSPLIHHYWLRQLGIEGGYSIEAVPPEGFAEFVLHLKSHGYVGANVTIPHKERALQLTEPDERARAVGAANTLYYDGDLLRSTNTDIEGFIGNLDASAPGWDRSAHALVLGAGGSSRAVVFGLLERGVQRIALANRSIERAQALRDLFGERVVPIAWSDIPAALPGAGLLVNTTSLGMKGQPPLQIDLSALPADAVVSDLVYVPLETDLLAAAKARGLRTADGLGMLLHQAVRGFDLWFGARPHVTPELRALVEADLVPK